One segment of Macaca fascicularis isolate 582-1 chromosome 2, T2T-MFA8v1.1 DNA contains the following:
- the LOC141409619 gene encoding uncharacterized protein, whose amino-acid sequence MAVVVAAAAPSALRVAPLTLDCAGLLPWCRPCRAPSPPLAAPPSSFLSPPPPPPPALEFRRSLPPPPPSASSPKASRRLLHEPKHKHSSPTAGATSAVRCRPRRHVAARSELRPFVTSRHRQCPRSIRFPAPFRIPPRPGLFAGRGEARCHVTLRVALTGAGRLSPLPPPQVNNLRHKRLSNLSEITAVWCLSWILICGLAPEHELLNTILVKDYPRRRYPPRGTY is encoded by the exons ATGGcggtggtggtggcggcggcggcgccgTCTGCTCTTCGCGTCGCTCCCCTCACACTGGACTGTGCGGGGCTCTTGCCGTGGTGCCGCCCCTGTCGGGCTCCGTCTCCGCCTCTCGCCGCTCcgccttcctctttcctttcccctcctccgccgccgccgccggcgcTGGAGTTCCGACGaagtcttcctcctcctcctccctctgcctcctcccctaAGGCCAGCCGCCGGCTCCTTCACGAACCAAAACACAAACACTCAAGTCCCACCGCCGGAGCCACTTCCGCTGTCCGGTGTCGGCCCCGCCGCCACGTCGCCGCACGCAGCGAACTACGCCCCTTCGTCACTTCCCGTCATCGCCAGTGCCCCCGCTCCATCCGCTTCCCCGCCCCTTTCCGAATCCCTCCCCGCCCAGGTCTGTtcgcggggcggggcgaggcaaGATGTCACGTGACCCTGCGAGTGGCTCTGACCGGAGCTGGCCgcctttctccccttcccccaccccag GTAAATAATTTGAGACACAAGAGATTGAGTAACTTGTCCGAGATCACTGCTGTGTGGTGCCTAAGCTGGATTCTGATCTGCGGGTTGGCTCCAGAACATGAGTTGTTGAACACAATTCTGGTGAAAGACTACCCGAGACGTCGTTACCCTCCTCGGGGGACCTACTGA